From Paracoccus aminovorans, one genomic window encodes:
- the flhB gene encoding flagellar type III secretion system protein FlhB, whose product MSDDSDDKQFDATESKLRKAREEGDIPRSAELQAALAYLGFWFAVMFAAGWAVPNWTRMAARALGSEPWPDAQGQSVADLARAMASQAGLAVLAAVAIMAMPVILGIAVQRSLVLTPKKLLPDPKRIDPLKNAGQKFGKNGLVTFAISLGKAVLVGVGGWFLYSALLVQLMSSGGMADLQWVEGLGAILRQAIWLALGIGAVFAGIDLVWKRLEYRKRHRMTRREMQDEHKESEGDPHLKAARRQKGVDIVLSSMLADVEKADVVIVNPTHYAVALEWKRGSGRAPVCLAKGVDEVARRIRERATDHRVPIWSDPPCARALHATVEIGDEIKPEHFAPVAAAIRFAEAMRKKARDGWGPPPRRKEDG is encoded by the coding sequence ATGAGCGACGACAGCGACGACAAGCAATTCGACGCCACGGAAAGCAAGCTGCGCAAGGCGCGCGAGGAAGGCGACATTCCGCGCTCGGCCGAACTGCAGGCGGCGCTGGCCTATCTGGGTTTCTGGTTCGCGGTGATGTTCGCGGCCGGTTGGGCGGTGCCGAACTGGACGCGCATGGCTGCGCGCGCGCTCGGCAGCGAACCCTGGCCCGACGCGCAGGGGCAATCGGTTGCGGACCTGGCGCGGGCCATGGCTTCGCAGGCCGGTCTGGCGGTTCTCGCGGCGGTGGCGATCATGGCGATGCCGGTGATCCTGGGCATTGCCGTGCAGCGCTCGCTGGTGCTGACGCCCAAGAAGCTGCTGCCGGATCCGAAGCGGATCGATCCGCTGAAGAACGCCGGGCAGAAATTCGGCAAGAACGGGTTGGTGACCTTTGCCATCTCGTTGGGCAAGGCGGTGCTGGTCGGCGTCGGCGGATGGTTCCTTTATAGTGCGCTGCTGGTCCAACTGATGAGTTCCGGCGGAATGGCGGACCTGCAATGGGTCGAGGGGCTGGGGGCGATTTTGCGCCAGGCGATCTGGCTGGCGCTGGGAATCGGCGCGGTATTCGCCGGCATCGACCTGGTGTGGAAGCGGCTGGAATACAGGAAGCGCCACCGGATGACCCGACGCGAGATGCAGGACGAACACAAGGAAAGCGAGGGCGACCCGCATCTGAAGGCGGCGCGCCGGCAGAAAGGCGTCGACATCGTTCTAAGCTCGATGCTGGCCGATGTGGAAAAGGCCGATGTGGTGATCGTGAACCCGACCCACTACGCCGTCGCGCTGGAGTGGAAGCGCGGCAGCGGCCGGGCGCCGGTCTGTCTGGCCAAGGGCGTCGACGAGGTCGCCCGCCGCATCCGCGAGCGGGCGACCGACCACCGGGTGCCGATCTGGTCCGACCCGCCTTGCGCGCGCGCCCTGCACGCCACGGTCGAGATCGGAGACGAGATCAAGCCCGAACATTTCGCGCCGGTGGCCGCTGCGATCCGCTTTGCCGAGGCCATGCGCAAGAAGGCGCGCGACGGCTGGGGGCCACCGCCGCGGCGCAAGGAGGACGGATGA